A segment of the Phoenix dactylifera cultivar Barhee BC4 chromosome 15, palm_55x_up_171113_PBpolish2nd_filt_p, whole genome shotgun sequence genome:
GAGACGGTCCACCTCATCGAGGCCTACGAGGAGAAGTGGTACTCCCTGAAGCGCGGGCAGCTCAAGGCTCAGCAGTGGGAGGAGGTCGCCGCCGCTGTCGCCGCCCGCTGTGGCTTCGACGGGCTCTCCAAGAACGGAACCCAGTGTCGCCACAAGATCGAGAAGCTCCGCAAGCGCTACCGCACCGAGCGCCTCCGCCCCAACGCCTCCGCCTGGCCCTACTTCGAACGCATGGACCGTATGGAGCGCGGGCCCCTCCCCATCTCCGTCCGCCCCCCGCCCTCGACCGCCGCAGCCACCGCTGCTGGCGACCCCTCTagcgaagaggaggaggaggaggaggaggaggaggaggaagaggaggaggagcagaCTGCGAGCAACACCAGGAGCATCCACGGCATCCTCCGGGAGGGCTTCTGGGGGTTTTCTAGGGTTTCGAGGAACCCAAGGTCCAGAAAAAGGCGAActtttgaggaggaggaggaggacgacgacgacgacgacaaggaggaggaagaggagggggtgGGAGGGCGAGGAGAGGCGCTGTCGCAGCTGGCGGCGGTCGTGAGGAGGTTTGGGgaagggctggtgaggatggagaagaggaggatgggGATGCTGAGGGAGGTGGAGAGGGATTGGATGGAGATGGAGGCGAAGAGGGCCGAGATGGTGATGGAGTCGCAGCGATGCCTCGTGGACGCCATTGCTGACGCTTTCTCTTCCCTAAAGAAGGCCAAGAATTCCCAGGATTTATGAAAATCCCAGGTCCTGCACTCC
Coding sequences within it:
- the LOC103699939 gene encoding trihelix transcription factor ASIL1-like, which codes for MTAGGATERHTGPPLAPAVRKPAPGQPWSHLETVHLIEAYEEKWYSLKRGQLKAQQWEEVAAAVAARCGFDGLSKNGTQCRHKIEKLRKRYRTERLRPNASAWPYFERMDRMERGPLPISVRPPPSTAAATAAGDPSSEEEEEEEEEEEEEEEEQTASNTRSIHGILREGFWGFSRVSRNPRSRKRRTFEEEEEDDDDDDKEEEEEGVGGRGEALSQLAAVVRRFGEGLVRMEKRRMGMLREVERDWMEMEAKRAEMVMESQRCLVDAIADAFSSLKKAKNSQDL